The DNA window TGCATCGAGCAGGTGTTGCACCAGGTGGGCGTCGGCCGCGTGATCTTCTACGAGCAGGACACGCAGGGGCTGCGGGGCCGTGGCGCTGGATGCTGCGATGTAGGGCTTTGCAGTACTGGACATAGTCAAATGCTCGCTATCGCTTTGCGGCCTTCTCATGGCATGAACGTACGCTCATCAATTTCATGATTCGGATCGACGCATGACTCCCTTTAAGGCAAATTATTCCTCGGGGTCGGGTCCGACGGTCGACACTGAGAACCATCGCTGCTCTGCCATGCAGTACAAATCAACGGGGCGGGTGGCGTGATTGAGAAGCAGTCCCATGAAGCAGTTCTACTTTGCATACGGTTCGAATATGAGTACCGATCGTCTTCGAGCGCGCATCCCCGATGCGGCTCCGATTGGCCGAGCGAGTTGGCCCGGGATGAGGCTGGTGTTCAACAAGGTTGCGGCCGACGGTTCCGGAAAGGCCAACCTGATTGAAGACCCCGAATCTTTGGCCTGGGGCGTGGTGTTTCAGATCTCGTCATCGGATTGGTCGAGTCTCGACGAATTTGAACCGGGCTATGCCCGCGTCCCGTGCAACGTCACCGTGGATTCCGGAGAAGCCCTCGGCACCCAGGTCTATTTGGGTACTGGGTCAATGCGCGAAACACCTCCCCACGACTGGTATCGGGACCATCTGGTCCGGGGTGCGGTCGAACACGGACTTCCGGCAGACATCGTTCAGATGATCAAGACATTGCAGCGCGAGTAGAGGTTCCAACCGCAACACTGCGATCTCGATCAGGGAAGCACCCGTGCCAGGCTCGAAGAACGCACCCACGCTTCTCGCCCGTTGGCCAGAGCAATTCTCAACCAGGTGTCGCGGGACTCGAGAATTTCGACCTCAGTGCCTGTCGGCAGCGGGCGCGCGAAC is part of the Myxococcales bacterium genome and encodes:
- a CDS encoding gamma-glutamylcyclotransferase; amino-acid sequence: MKQFYFAYGSNMSTDRLRARIPDAAPIGRASWPGMRLVFNKVAADGSGKANLIEDPESLAWGVVFQISSSDWSSLDEFEPGYARVPCNVTVDSGEALGTQVYLGTGSMRETPPHDWYRDHLVRGAVEHGLPADIVQMIKTLQRE